Within the Vicinamibacteria bacterium genome, the region TGGCCTCATAGGGCGTCGAGGGTTGCACGACCTTGAGGCCGGCTACGTGAGTGAACCAAGCCTCGGGATTCTGGGAGTGGTAAGGACCGCCGCGAAAGCCGCCCCCCGACGGACCGCGAAACACCACGGGAACGGGGATGCCCCAGCGGTAATAACATTTGGCGGCAAAATTCACGATCTGATCGAAGGCGCATGCGATGAAATCCGCGAATTGAAACTCGACCACCGGCCGAAACCCCATGATGGCGGCGCCACAGGCGGCCCCGGTGAATCCCGACTCCGAGATCGGCGTGTCGATGACGCGCTCCTCGCCGAACTCCTCGAGGAAACCGCGCGTGACCTTGAACGCGCCTCCGAAGACGCCGATGTCCTCGCCAATGAGGAATACGCTCGGGTCGCGGCGCATCTCCTCGCGCAGGGCCTGACTGATGGCTTCCAGATAGGTGATGACGGGCATCGAAGCGAGCGCGCAGGATTTCCTAGGCAGACTTCGGCAGGCCTCGTCGAGCAACCTGCTCGAAAACCTCGCAGAAATAGTCGAGCTCGTCCATGGTGGTGTAGAGATTCGGGGTGATCCGCAGCCCCCGATACTCATCGTGGTTGATCGCGGTGACGATGATGTGGTGTCTGTCCCAGAAGTAGTCGACGAGATCGTCGGGAGCGACGTTCGTGATCTCGACGTTGCCAATCGCGCAGCTCATTTGCGGATCCAACGAGGTGTGGAGCCTGACGTTGGGGAGCTCCATGAGCCGCTTCGCCCAGTAGTCTTTCAAGTACCGGAGCCTCGCCTCCTTTCGATCGGAACCGATGGCGTTGTGGAAGGCCAGAGCCTCTCCCGTCGCCAGATAGGGGGCGAGCGAGTGGGTCCCGATCTCCTCGAACTTTCTTATGTCGGCATTCATGCTCTCTGGCGCCGCCATGAGAGGCCAGATCTTCTCGATCTTGTCGCGCCGCACGAAGAGCATGCCCGTTCCCTTGGGCGCCAGCAACCATTTGTGGAGGCT harbors:
- a CDS encoding alpha-ketoacid dehydrogenase subunit beta, which produces MPVITYLEAISQALREEMRRDPSVFLIGEDIGVFGGAFKVTRGFLEEFGEERVIDTPISESGFTGAACGAAIMGFRPVVEFQFADFIACAFDQIVNFAAKCYYRWGIPVPVVFRGPSGGGFRGGPYHSQNPEAWFTHVAGLKVVQPSTPYEA